The Pseudodesulfovibrio sp. zrk46 genome contains a region encoding:
- the leuS gene encoding leucine--tRNA ligase yields MALGKYDPEKIEKKWQQVWNESGCFEVEVDADKPKYYVLEMFPYPSGKIHMGHVRNYSIGDVVARFKSMQGFNVLHPMGWDAFGLPAENAAIKNETHPAEWTYQNISEMREQLQRLGYSYDWRREMATCRPEYYKWEQKFFLKFLEKGLAYRKDSPQNWCPTCNTVLANEQVEEGLCWRCDSEVEQKDMEQWFLRITDYADELLKDLESLEGGWPERVLTMQRNWIGKSYGAELTFQVKDMDKTIDVFTTRPDTLYGATFMSVAAEHPMVEELIADADNKEEIAAFVNNIKNMDRIKRGADDLEKEGIFTGKYCVNPVTGKDIPIFVANFVLMGYGTGAVMAVPAHDQRDFEFAKKYELPLQVVINPKELAEKGEVLKVEDMTEAYTDPGILVNSGEFDGTENEPAKKAIVEELDKSGRGKMAVNYRLRDWNVSRQRFWGAPIPVIYCDDCGAVPVPEDQLPVMLPENAQVRKDGKSPLPTMEEFVNCECPTCGKAARRETDTFDTFFESSWYFMRYCDPRNEAEPMSDEATSYWMNVDQYIGGIEHAILHLLYSRFFTKALRDCGFAKVDEPFANLLTQGMVLKDGGKMSKSKGNVVDPNAMINRYGADATRLFILFASPPVKELEWSDQGIEGAFRFLNRLWRLVEDQEGKLEPVLAGSFSDPQTEEAKQLRFKEHDTIRRATRDIENEFQFNTVIAAIMELVNEMYQLKDKLGDSDPKALSSAVATAITLLAPVAPHICEELWQVMGHTDGLTKQAWPSFDEKALVKDEVTMVVQVNGKVRGKFQAPNNAPKEDAEKMALGQENVTKFIEGKTVRKVIVIPNKLVNIVAN; encoded by the coding sequence ATGGCTTTAGGAAAATACGATCCGGAAAAAATTGAGAAAAAATGGCAGCAGGTCTGGAACGAGTCCGGCTGCTTTGAGGTGGAGGTCGATGCGGACAAGCCCAAGTACTACGTGCTTGAGATGTTCCCCTATCCCTCCGGCAAGATCCATATGGGCCACGTCCGCAACTACTCCATCGGCGACGTGGTGGCACGCTTCAAGTCCATGCAGGGCTTCAACGTGCTGCACCCCATGGGTTGGGATGCCTTCGGTCTGCCCGCTGAAAACGCGGCCATCAAGAACGAGACCCACCCCGCCGAGTGGACCTACCAGAATATCTCCGAGATGCGCGAACAGCTGCAGCGTCTCGGTTACTCCTACGACTGGCGCCGCGAGATGGCGACCTGCCGTCCCGAGTACTACAAGTGGGAACAGAAGTTCTTCCTGAAGTTCCTTGAGAAAGGCCTCGCCTACCGCAAGGACTCCCCGCAGAACTGGTGCCCCACCTGTAACACCGTCCTGGCCAACGAACAGGTCGAGGAAGGCCTGTGCTGGCGCTGCGACTCCGAAGTCGAACAGAAAGACATGGAGCAGTGGTTCCTGCGCATCACCGACTACGCCGACGAGCTCCTCAAGGATCTCGAAAGCCTCGAAGGCGGCTGGCCCGAGCGCGTGCTGACCATGCAGCGCAACTGGATCGGCAAGTCCTACGGTGCTGAGCTGACCTTCCAGGTGAAGGACATGGATAAGACCATCGACGTCTTCACCACCCGTCCCGACACCCTGTACGGTGCGACTTTCATGTCCGTTGCCGCCGAGCATCCCATGGTGGAAGAGCTCATCGCCGACGCCGACAACAAGGAAGAGATCGCAGCTTTCGTCAACAACATCAAGAACATGGACCGCATCAAGCGCGGCGCCGACGATCTTGAGAAAGAAGGCATCTTCACCGGCAAGTACTGCGTGAACCCGGTCACCGGTAAGGACATCCCCATTTTCGTCGCCAACTTCGTCCTGATGGGCTACGGCACCGGCGCAGTCATGGCCGTTCCCGCCCACGATCAGCGCGACTTTGAATTTGCCAAGAAGTACGAACTGCCCCTGCAGGTCGTCATCAACCCCAAAGAGCTGGCCGAAAAGGGCGAGGTCCTCAAGGTTGAAGACATGACCGAGGCCTACACCGATCCCGGTATCCTCGTGAACTCTGGTGAGTTCGATGGCACCGAGAACGAACCGGCCAAGAAGGCCATCGTGGAAGAGCTGGACAAGTCCGGCCGTGGCAAGATGGCAGTCAACTACCGTCTGCGCGACTGGAACGTCTCCCGTCAGCGTTTCTGGGGTGCTCCCATCCCGGTCATCTACTGTGATGACTGTGGTGCGGTTCCGGTCCCCGAGGACCAGCTCCCGGTCATGCTTCCGGAGAACGCTCAGGTACGCAAGGACGGCAAGTCCCCGCTGCCCACCATGGAAGAATTCGTGAACTGCGAATGCCCGACCTGTGGCAAGGCTGCCCGTCGCGAGACCGACACCTTCGACACCTTCTTCGAGTCCTCCTGGTACTTCATGCGTTACTGCGATCCCCGCAACGAAGCCGAGCCCATGAGCGATGAGGCCACCAGCTACTGGATGAACGTCGACCAGTACATCGGCGGTATCGAGCACGCCATTCTGCATCTGCTCTACTCCCGCTTCTTCACCAAGGCCCTGCGCGATTGCGGCTTTGCCAAGGTGGACGAGCCTTTCGCCAACCTGCTGACTCAGGGCATGGTGCTCAAGGACGGCGGCAAGATGTCCAAGTCCAAGGGCAACGTGGTTGACCCCAACGCCATGATCAACCGTTATGGCGCGGACGCCACCCGTCTGTTCATCCTGTTCGCTTCCCCGCCGGTCAAGGAACTGGAGTGGTCCGATCAGGGTATCGAAGGCGCATTCCGCTTCCTCAACCGCCTCTGGCGTCTGGTGGAAGATCAGGAAGGCAAGCTCGAGCCCGTGCTGGCCGGCTCCTTCTCCGATCCGCAGACCGAGGAAGCCAAGCAGCTTCGCTTCAAGGAGCACGACACCATCCGCCGTGCCACCCGCGACATCGAGAACGAGTTCCAGTTCAACACCGTCATCGCGGCCATCATGGAACTGGTCAACGAAATGTACCAGCTCAAGGACAAGCTTGGCGATTCCGATCCCAAGGCCCTGTCCTCTGCCGTGGCAACCGCAATCACCCTGCTCGCTCCGGTAGCTCCGCACATCTGCGAGGAACTCTGGCAGGTCATGGGCCACACCGACGGCCTCACCAAGCAGGCTTGGCCCTCCTTTGACGAGAAGGCTCTGGTCAAGGACGAAGTCACCAT
- the nusB gene encoding transcription antitermination factor NusB, with amino-acid sequence MAGNKKGNRPGIRRVGRTLAFQVLYGTHFRDADMDMETFFDVNPLVMEQESETAREFARDLVMGVEAKKAEIDKTIETHSQHWKIERIALMELFILRLSLYEMMFTDIPVKAAINEAIELSKTFGDGKSRGFVNGILDGAAKTLKK; translated from the coding sequence ATGGCCGGTAACAAAAAGGGCAACAGGCCCGGCATCCGCAGGGTGGGACGCACCCTTGCATTTCAGGTGCTCTACGGGACCCATTTCCGCGACGCGGACATGGACATGGAAACCTTCTTCGACGTCAACCCGTTGGTGATGGAGCAGGAATCCGAGACCGCACGTGAGTTCGCCCGCGATCTGGTCATGGGTGTCGAAGCCAAGAAGGCTGAGATCGACAAGACCATCGAGACCCACTCCCAGCACTGGAAGATTGAGCGCATCGCTTTGATGGAACTTTTCATCCTGCGACTTTCGCTCTACGAGATGATGTTTACCGACATTCCGGTCAAGGCCGCCATCAATGAGGCCATCGAGTTGTCCAAGACCTTCGGCGACGGCAAGTCCCGCGGGTTCGTCAACGGCATCCTCGACGGCGCGGCCAAGACGCTCAAGAAGTAG
- a CDS encoding bifunctional 3,4-dihydroxy-2-butanone-4-phosphate synthase/GTP cyclohydrolase II: protein MALCTIEEAIEDIRQGKMIIMVDDEDRENEGDLVCAAEAVTPEIINFMATHGRGLICLPMSNHMADALGLELMAQKNESGFGTNFTISIEAREGVTTGISAADRATTILAAVADGAGPESIVTPGHIFPLRAKDGGVLVRAGQTEGGTDIARLAGFKPAGVICEIMNEDGTMARMPDLEIYAKKHDLKICSVADLIAYRMKFGGQSVEKVAEANLPTRWGDFKSAAFHSEADGKTHIALYMGDITPDDPTLVRVHSECLTGDVFGSLRCDCGPQLSDAMCMIRNEGKGVLVYMRQEGRGIGLGNKIKAYHLQDQGYDTVEANVKLGFPPDMREYGTGAQILVSLGVSNMRLMTNNPKKMVGLEGYGLKVVERVPIEVGACEINEKYLKTKRDKMDHMIKADED from the coding sequence ATGGCACTGTGCACTATTGAAGAAGCCATTGAGGATATCCGCCAAGGCAAAATGATCATCATGGTGGATGACGAGGACCGCGAAAACGAAGGTGATCTCGTCTGCGCCGCAGAAGCGGTAACCCCTGAAATCATCAACTTCATGGCTACCCATGGCCGTGGCCTTATCTGTCTGCCCATGAGCAACCACATGGCCGATGCCCTCGGCCTGGAACTCATGGCACAGAAGAACGAGTCCGGTTTCGGCACCAACTTCACCATTTCCATCGAAGCCCGTGAAGGCGTCACCACCGGCATCTCCGCCGCTGACCGTGCCACCACGATTCTGGCTGCCGTGGCTGATGGCGCCGGTCCCGAATCCATCGTCACCCCGGGCCACATCTTCCCGCTCCGCGCCAAAGACGGCGGCGTTCTTGTCCGCGCTGGTCAGACCGAAGGCGGCACCGACATCGCCCGTCTGGCAGGCTTCAAGCCCGCAGGCGTCATCTGCGAGATCATGAACGAAGATGGCACCATGGCTCGTATGCCCGACCTCGAAATTTACGCCAAGAAGCACGACCTCAAGATCTGCTCCGTTGCCGACCTCATCGCCTACCGCATGAAGTTTGGCGGCCAGTCCGTGGAGAAGGTGGCCGAGGCCAACCTGCCCACCCGCTGGGGCGACTTCAAGTCCGCCGCCTTCCATTCCGAAGCCGACGGCAAGACTCACATCGCGCTGTACATGGGCGACATCACCCCTGACGATCCGACCCTGGTCCGCGTGCACTCCGAGTGCCTGACCGGTGACGTGTTCGGTTCTCTGCGCTGCGACTGCGGCCCCCAGCTGTCCGACGCCATGTGCATGATCCGCAACGAAGGCAAGGGCGTGCTCGTCTACATGCGCCAGGAAGGCCGTGGCATCGGCCTCGGCAACAAGATCAAGGCGTACCACCTGCAGGATCAGGGCTACGACACTGTCGAAGCCAACGTGAAACTCGGCTTTCCGCCGGATATGCGCGAGTACGGTACCGGCGCACAGATTCTGGTATCCCTCGGCGTGTCCAACATGCGACTCATGACCAACAACCCCAAGAAGATGGTCGGCCTCGAAGGTTACGGCCTCAAGGTTGTTGAGCGTGTGCCCATCGAAGTCGGTGCTTGCGAGATCAACGAAAAGTATCTCAAGACCAAGCGCGACAAGATGGACCACATGATCAAGGCCGACGAAGATTAA
- the ribE gene encoding 6,7-dimethyl-8-ribityllumazine synthase has product MMPVKTIEGQLNAQGLKIAIVAARFNDFIVDRLVSGATDYFVRHGGSEENLTLIRLPGAFELPIAAQKLAKSGEYDGVVVLGAVIRGATPHFDYVCNECAKGVAQASMESGVPMGFGLLTCDSLDQAIERAGSKAGNKGVEAASALLETIRVLEQL; this is encoded by the coding sequence ATCATGCCCGTGAAGACCATCGAAGGACAGCTTAACGCTCAGGGTCTTAAAATCGCCATCGTGGCCGCCCGCTTCAACGATTTCATCGTTGATCGCCTCGTTTCCGGCGCCACCGATTACTTCGTCCGCCACGGCGGCAGCGAAGAAAACCTGACTCTGATCCGACTACCCGGTGCCTTTGAGCTGCCCATCGCTGCTCAGAAGCTCGCCAAGTCCGGCGAATATGACGGCGTTGTCGTTCTGGGTGCTGTCATCCGCGGCGCTACTCCCCACTTCGACTACGTCTGCAACGAATGTGCTAAGGGCGTTGCCCAGGCCAGCATGGAATCCGGCGTCCCCATGGGCTTCGGTCTGCTGACCTGCGATTCTCTGGACCAGGCCATTGAGCGCGCTGGTTCCAAGGCTGGCAACAAGGGCGTTGAAGCAGCTTCCGCCCTGCTCGAAACCATTCGTGTGCTGGAGCAGCTCTAA
- a CDS encoding diguanylate cyclase: protein MTDTPPTSRSRTKHRWVQYMIQVSLLVTIFVTGLYAGVYVHDKQLIQDQIKTDARAIFQSIVLTRMWNAMHGGVYVEKKPGVETNPYLENPEIVTKDGRILTKRNPAMMTREISELADRHSLFQYRITSLNPLNPGNTPDIFERKALEEFSRGKDEAFTEEERDGKTYFRYMAPLIVTQDCLPCHAKQNYKLGDVRGGISVAKDITQVKNAMRSNQHIIIGLIVVTTVLLLGTFSFFSLRLRKQLYLAQEKLAVLAVTDELTGLSNRRHFFRRFDEEVDRARRYGSTLSLILIDIDHFKKVNDTYGHPVGDMVLKEVARLLNANIRTSDILARYGGEEFAILIPSQTAPEARQAAEKLRNVIEVNDMVMDGPEVRVTISAGVADIEPLRSKGGNMKDKLIQNADRALYRAKAEGRNRIEVHVPSSETQLKLK from the coding sequence ATGACGGACACACCGCCCACCTCCCGCTCCCGCACCAAACACAGATGGGTGCAGTACATGATCCAGGTAAGCCTGCTGGTCACCATTTTCGTGACCGGCCTCTATGCCGGTGTCTATGTTCATGACAAGCAACTGATTCAGGATCAGATCAAGACCGACGCACGCGCCATCTTCCAAAGCATCGTGCTGACCCGCATGTGGAATGCCATGCACGGCGGCGTGTACGTCGAGAAAAAGCCGGGCGTAGAGACCAATCCGTATCTGGAGAATCCCGAAATCGTCACCAAGGACGGACGCATCTTGACCAAGCGCAATCCGGCCATGATGACCCGTGAAATTTCCGAACTGGCAGACCGCCACTCCCTGTTCCAGTACCGCATCACCAGTCTCAATCCGCTCAACCCCGGCAACACGCCCGACATATTCGAGCGAAAGGCGCTGGAAGAATTCTCGCGCGGCAAGGATGAGGCCTTCACCGAGGAAGAACGCGACGGCAAGACCTACTTCCGCTACATGGCCCCACTGATTGTCACGCAGGACTGCCTGCCCTGTCACGCCAAGCAGAATTACAAATTGGGCGACGTGCGCGGCGGAATCTCCGTGGCCAAGGACATCACACAAGTCAAAAACGCCATGCGGTCCAACCAGCACATCATCATTGGCCTCATAGTCGTGACCACGGTACTGCTTCTGGGGACCTTCTCTTTCTTCTCCCTGCGCCTGCGAAAGCAACTCTACCTCGCTCAGGAAAAGCTTGCTGTTCTGGCTGTTACCGACGAACTGACCGGGCTGTCCAACCGACGCCATTTCTTCCGCCGGTTTGACGAGGAAGTGGACCGGGCGCGACGGTACGGCTCCACCCTGTCCCTGATCCTGATAGACATCGACCACTTCAAGAAGGTCAACGACACCTACGGACACCCCGTCGGCGACATGGTCCTCAAGGAAGTGGCCCGACTGCTCAATGCCAACATCCGCACCTCAGACATCCTCGCCCGATACGGCGGAGAAGAGTTCGCCATCCTCATCCCTTCCCAGACGGCACCGGAGGCAAGACAGGCAGCCGAAAAGCTGCGCAATGTCATCGAGGTCAACGACATGGTCATGGACGGCCCCGAAGTGCGCGTCACCATCAGCGCGGGCGTGGCCGACATCGAACCGCTCCGCTCCAAGGGCGGCAACATGAAGGACAAGCTCATCCAGAATGCGGACCGTGCCCTGTACCGGGCCAAGGCAGAAGGCCGCAACCGCATAGAGGTCCATGTCCCCAGCAGCGAGACCCAGCTCAAGCTCAAGTAG